The DNA region tccaaagcataacaacaaagaacaaaaaacaaacattttaaatacatagaaaactgctgttcttgttcagattgaagtaaagattatcaccaattaacagtatagagctaattctatgattgcaagcttcaaaaacttaacaaatttaatgaaaacatagattttatgactgttcaaagaatttcccgggatcccgtgatttcccgggatttgaaaaatatttttcccgtttcccgggaaattcaaaacccgggaaatttgaacgCCCTAGTTTTTTAGCTATATTATAACTCGTATACCCAACCCCGCTGTAGTAAATagtcctttttttatttcattcagccATCTTGACAGGCTAcgaataatcgcaaaaatacatttttctaccaaattttgatctttaaaagcatgaaaagaagaactctaaaaatttaaaaaatttatgggttgaaaattttacttgttttatgtgattttgccaatgttttaaaaaatgtcatctttttagggtcaactttggctgtatttTTTACCTCTCAGTATGAGCTAAATATCAatcaatttcagttgaaaactccTTGCAGGAgctgtttttgaaaatcaaattgttgATATGTCAACACTGGTTGCACGACGGAATTACATGCTGTTCCCCCTGACATCGATATGGTCAAATCAAAGTCATTTTTTACCTCGAATCAGATGTTTATTcttgttttgcttaaaaattacCAAAGGTAGAACCAATTTATCTACTGCACTATTTCAAAATCATCCTCTTCGCGTTTCCGCTTCATGCTTCCACTCTCGTTGTCGCTTGCGCCGAAACCCAGCGGATCCTCAACCTCGGTCTTGATCTCGATCGATCCCGCACCACCGTCTCCGACCGACGAAATTGGCGCGTTTTTAATCGGCTTCACGGCCGTCGTCTTCGGCGTGGTAGTAAACTTGAACACCGGCTTGGGAATCGACACGACCTGCGTTTTGGGCGTGGACTGCACCGCCGGACGTTTGACTCCGCCTCCTCCGGAAGCTCCTCCTGCGCCACTCGACTTGCCAACGCTGGTCTTGATGCTGGACCGTCCGTCCAGGGCCGATTTGGTCATCTTCTTCGCCTGCTGGGCCGCGCGCAGCTTGTAGTTGCACGCCGACAGGCAGTAACGATCGGGCGGAAGTCGCAGGCCGCAGTGCGTTTTGATGAGC from Culex quinquefasciatus strain JHB chromosome 3, VPISU_Cqui_1.0_pri_paternal, whole genome shotgun sequence includes:
- the LOC6032753 gene encoding transcription initiation factor TFIID subunit 9, encoding MMMDNPSQSQGDREKSEKLKISSQVKHIPKDAQVIMSILKELGVADYEPRVINQLLEFTYRYVTCILDDAKVFANHARKKVIELDDVKLATQMILDKAFTSPPPRDVLLEIARNRNNTPLPLIKTHCGLRLPPDRYCLSACNYKLRAAQQAKKMTKSALDGRSSIKTSVGKSSGAGGASGGGGVKRPAVQSTPKTQVVSIPKPVFKFTTTPKTTAVKPIKNAPISSVGDGGAGSIEIKTEVEDPLGFGASDNESGSMKRKREEDDFEIVQ